TTATGACAGACCTCCTTCCAGCCCAtgcttttcaagattctttgtgcGTAACTACCAGCTCCAAATGAAATATTCAAGGCTTCAACGATGGTGGTCTCGGGAGGAGGTGATGATGTAAAATCTTCACGATCGATAGCTGAATTCTTCTGCCCAGGACCAACCCCGAAACCACCATGAAGGATTCTTCTCTCAGCAGCTCTGTCTCTATATTGATTTTGGTTTGAACACTGAGATCGTAAAAATGTAACTTTGAAATAAGTGAAGATCAGGTAAAACGATCAAGCATTATTAATAAGAAAGAGTTCAATAACTTGTAAATTCTTCGCACAAGTTTTGTATTCGAGGTCAAGCTTTGCGGCTTGTAACAGAACATGTGAAACTCGAGATATTTGACTTGCTTGGTAATAGAAAGTTTACCTTTCCAGCAGCGGAGAGATTATCTAACAATGTAGGTGCAGCCGTGCTAACCGCGATTGCAAATTTTGCTTCGTTATTAGCAAGATCAGTTGGCCTATCTAATAAATCAGGGAAACCCCAATCTTTTGTAGGGTTGGATGAATCAAAAATTGACATGGACGCCAAATGTTTCTTACTAGCACTATGTAACTTGTAGATTCTCCCTGAAAGTAATTTCGGGTGGTCATAACATGGTAAGAAATGAGCTATATATTGGGGAAACATTTCTCTTACCCGTTGCAACTCGAACCAAATCTAAATGCACTTCAGATATTGGAGCTGTTTTAAAAAGAGTGCCATTTGAAGATACCGAAGGATGAAGCTTTGCAGACTTCTTCGCCAGTCTTCCAACCAACCTCATAACCTTCCCCTTTCCTCCTGTTTTCGACTCTGAGACCGTTGACCAGTCCCAGATATCCACAACAGAGAGTTTGGGAATTGCTTCCTCATAATTAGTGACTTGACCATACTGGGCCATCCAGTTATCCTCATCCGTGGACACACCttcagaaaataataataatgatcaTCCTCACAATAATAAAATGAATGAGATTATCAATGATAATATATTTAAGGCACAAAGCACCTTTCAATCACCCCGTGAAGTTTTACAAGAGATTACATACATGAGAAGAGAAGTGGCCGTAGCATGAAGCAATAACGTAACCAGgtaccaaaatttcaaaaggTATGATAATTGGTAACAAGTTTGAAGGGCAATGTTAAAGTCCACTGGATGAGAGCAGCAAGcaattttttagaaattttgGAAGGAGAGGAACCTTAGACTCCCCAGAAATAAGTTTAACATCAAGGATTCTCTTGGTCATACTTGTACAACATATGGCTTCTTGGTGGTGCTCAACTTGCAAAGTTTATTATCTATCTATGATTATTAGAATTTGGAAAGCCTTATTGTTTATTAGGTCCTTTTTGGCCATTAGCCTTGTGATCaatttaattgttttatttcTACAAGGATAATTGGTACTAGAACAGAAGATATCAAGTAGTTGGATAAATGAAATTACAAAAAGGCAGGGTGCAATaggattatttaaaaaaaaagaaaaaaaaatcccaatGGCAGAGAGTGATGTGAGAATGTAGCAATTAAAGTACAAGGAGAATTTACATGAGTGAAGCAATAAAAGTTGAGAgatgaaagaatcaaaatccagTCCTTAACCCGAAGTATATATTGTATCATTGCTAAACTTATTAAATAGTATTCCTTATGTGAGGCCATTAATCATGTATGTCCATTAATAACATTATACACATAACAAGAATGAACAAATAATGTTTAATAATTGAAATTATGTCATCTACGATGTTAAAATGTTGGttagtattctacaaaaaagTGTTGATTAATAGAACACAAGAAGTAAAGTTTTAATTGATTGGACATAAAACTGTATATCAACATTGAAAACGAACtaacaataaatataaaatgaatttagaaaatgtaaGCTAGCTTAGCATTTCACTATTCAATCACGAGCATGATGCTGATGGTAAAACGAATCATTCATGCATCTTTCTACAAGCCTAATAACAATGTTGTTCATATTCTTTAATTGCAAAATTTACTGATAACTAATGCATCATAAACATCATCTTTGACAAAAGATTTTTAGACTAGTAAATGACTGAAGCATTTAAAATATGACCGAAGTTGCCAAATATTTTACTATGGAAAGAAAAATGGCACACGCAACACTCCTAAGGCTAGCATACTTAAAAAGTAATTGACCCCAAACGTGAAACCAGGTTGCCAATTCATAGAGTTATATTACCTCCATCTGATGCATTTTCTGTTGGATTCAATACTGTGTGATTTTCTTCTTGGAACCATTCACCTTCCATCTTCAGAGTATCATCATAGCCTAAAACACAGACAAAATCATTTTAGTTTCACAATAGTAGATTACTTTAGCAACTACTGAAGTTCTATTATACCTCCATCTAATACTCTTTCGCTAGAATTCATGATTGCATGGCTTTCATCTTGGAAGCATTCACCTTGCATACTATGAGTATCGCCATAGCCTAAACCACAACCAAAGTCATTCTGGTttcaaaaaaatcaagaaaCTCCTGTCTCAACTTTTAGAGAAGAGTTTGAACACACCATCACTTGATGACTGAAAGTTATTAGCATCATTAGTTGTTGAAGGCGAAGGAGAGATGCTGTCATTAGTGGCTAAGACTTCTGAATTGGAATAACCGGACAAAAAAAGATCAATAAGCGTATCTTCTAACCTAAAAATGTGAAAGTGTAtatgaaagagagaacaaaaaaCAGCCACAAACTAAAATTAACATCTCATCCAAATATAGTATACCACAAAGATGTGGGAGGATTCTCGTGCTCATGAACATCAACGCCCTCCGCTATTTCTCctgttaaaaattaaaaaaaaaaaagggaaattgTTTGTTAGTTAAGGACTAAAAACAGCATTGGCTTCATCAAGAGCTGTTGAACAAATAAAGCTTCCTTTGTATATGTTATAATTATCCTACATCCATCAAGCAAGGGCCCTTAAATGCACATCACAACCAACTAGAGAGACGTTGCAGAAAGCATAGTCATTAAAGCAACAGTATCAACGGTGTTGCAGAAAATGGCAGTGGAGTATCAAGAACTTGGGAATATCTACCATTTGAGATCGGTTAAACATGGCAAGTAGTAGGCATACATGCAACAACAGTGATACAGATTCACGAGTCAAAATAAAGAGATCTACAATGCCCAGTGTAGTATAAATATGGAATATACGTCAAGGATTTAACAAAAGGAAAAGTCTGATCCAATAATCTAGTTTAACAAAGATATTAAACAATCACATTTGCAAAGTAATGGCTCGCGAGGcattttattaataacaatGTCTTGATCAATATAAGATGCATAATTAAACGGTTATCCATAGCATACACGGTACTGGTCCAAACAAACCAGATATGTGAAACCTCATTTGACACTGTAATCAATTATACGTCTATCGGAcagaaatataaaagaattgGCAGCTCTTTGTTAACAGCTAAACTTTGTATCACTGAAAACAAAGCAGCTGCAGTGTAGTTGGCAGAATAACGTTTACATTACATGCATTGATAACAAACCTAATGGTAGTCCGTCACCATCCCTTCCTTTGCATTTAGAAGTATCAGTTTCAGCGGCCTCAAATGAAAAGTGATCCTCGCTAAATGGATTATCAGGATACGTCTTACATTCTTCACCCTGCTACGATGTTCGAAGAACAATAATTATTTACAGTCATATCAAATCAAAACGAAAGAAGATCACAGTGAATATGCAAGGCAGTAATAAGTAATGACCATATAAACAGCCAAGTTGCGATAGGATACCTCGTTCAACTGAAGAAGCACATAGCTTCCATTTTCGAATTTGTAATAAGAACCATCTCGACTGCTATAATACCAACCGGCAACAGGATCGTGATAAAATCCACTACTATTCGAAGTAAAGCAAGTAAGTAACAATTAGCAGTAGAAAATGAAGTTGAAATGGCAACGTTGAAGCAGAAATATTGAAATTCTGCGAAATTCTTTCACAGGAACAAATAATGGAGTAACAGCAGGAAAAATTTCTCAGAAGATAGAAGAAACTGTGTAAAGATACCGCCATACTCAGCATCTAACAGTTCGATGCATGGCAGATGTTTTTTATCAGTACATCAAATCGATATCTATTAAACTagaaaatcaacaaaattaCTACGAATTGCTTGTGATGTCAAATTATAGAACAATAAGATTACTCCTCAATCAAAACCTCTGCCATTAAGCTATCTTAACATGTTCGTTTGAATCATCTGAACTTCTGAAATAGCAAATTTCAATCTCAAAAAGACTGTTTCGGAAATGCTGGTTGATTTGGCAATGAAAAATTCGCAAAACGAAATTGATATATGAGAGTATAGTTAAAGAAACCTGGAATGGAAGTACAGCTGAGAATTTTCATCCCAAACGAACGAACAATTACTGTCCTGCAATTCCTCGGAACCGGACTTTGTCTCGTTCTCCTCCATTACGTTTTGGAGCCTTCTTCCAATCCCGCGGTGTTCTGTTTTATACCGCGCAAGATCCGGCCCAATTTTGGGCCTCTTAGTGGCATGGGCCGGTGCTGTGGCCTTTATGGAGCCCAACCCTTCATTGGGCTCGAACTCTACGTCGTTTTAGTAATACCGATGAATATTGGGTAACTCCAGGCAGTAAcaattttgataataataaagtgtatagtaatatttaaaaaattaaaatatagtaaaatctatcgATAATAAACTTCTTTTAATTGATAGATTTGTatgatctattagtgataaattGTTAAAAGTTTGGTTCTTATCCATATCTTGGtttgaaattgtttatattttatatctTCGGTACCTATATTTGCTATTACAATTTTGTACGTGAGACTTTAAAGATTAAAGTTAAGATTATTTCTTATTCGATTATGATATTGTTTAAAGCATAGGTTGAGATCTATTACCTTCGCTCGGTTCATTTTTAGTTGGACTTGTCAACAAAATATTATTTGTCATTCGATAATCAAGACACTTGTTAATTCAACGTCCTTATTCATGCCACGTATGTGCATGTGCATATGCATATATATAGAGTTGTGCAAACGTGGATAACACCTTTTTATACTATGTATTATAAtgataaaataatgaaaaagcttataaaatatagtaaaaaaaaaccaGATTTTTGCGTATAGACACTAAAAATTATCTGATGAATCTAaaaatgttatatattttaaaaatattttaattcattttgttatgtttaaaaATATGTATGAATTAGAACGGTCAATTTAATCGCTAACAACTATATAAAATAAGTAAGAGAAATCCAAATTTGTGTCCTCAAATAACCGAAATCGCTTGTTCATCATGAAGGCGGCTCTATGTTTATTTTATATTCAACAATAATTAAGAGAGTTAAAAATTGATGTGGAATATTTTCAATTGATATTGTATTATTATTGGTTTTATGGGGTTCTAAATAAACATTTTGATCGAGGCCCACCGATCATCGTCAAGAAAACACAACCATGAAACATTCACGTTCAAATCAAAATAAACCTAGCTTAATTGAAATTTACATATCTTAGAGTAAGAGATTCGATTTTCACTCttcatatattaatttaatatctttaaaaaaaatatttgcatCTATTTTATGTCAGTAGAATAAAATTttaccaagaaaaataattttaagaaaatgaatacTACTGGGGGAGTGGTTGTGGAATTAGATCAGATGACCatccaacaaaatataaaatttatcgTATTTTCATCGAATGTAATTGAATATAAGAACTCGACGTATCATTATATTTCGTTGATTCTTATAATCCTATTTGGTTTGTAAACATAGAAGTAGGTGATCGAGACAATTATGATCGAACTATATTTGTATTTGCTGCGAAATTcgatttagatttttttatatatagtattTTAGAGGTTAAATGTACCTCAATGATGCTGAGGATTCAATCATGAATGGTTGATAAATATCTTATAGTATCGTTCCCTTTAGTTTGAAAAACGGACATTGGATCATTTGGGATTATGGTTTAAATTCAATGAATTCAGCTTGTTCTTTAAAGTTATTCCAAAATTATggtttaaatatgattttatcgataaaagaattttaaaaataataattaaatatataacaacattatAAAAATtcgcaaatatagcaaaatctatccgTGATAGATCAATTAAAGAAACTtctataataatttattaacgAAAGATCAATATTTGCAATAtgatctatcaataatagactttctatcattaatagacttTGACAAATTTTGATATCTTTGTAGTTTCTTAAAAATGTTACTATATGTGTTAATATCTTGAATCgaattactatatttgtaactaTCTCGTTATTATATTGCTCTAAATACTTACGAGCTAATATTAAAAGTTAAGGTCTATTTCTTAATTATTTGAACttgaatttataaataaataaaaaaataatcttcaattttcttcataaatatttaaatttttagtgaatctttaaaaacaaaaacaatttcttatatttaatttttgaaaaacaacTCTAACATGCAAccaataaaacataaaattaatagaaagaaTTGGTATTTATAGactttaagttttaaaaataaaaaataaacatgcTTTCTAAATACTATTCCAAGAGTTGAATCATAtaaataaaacattttttttactataaaaCAAACATGGAAGCAAAACAAGATAAAGTAAATAAAAGCAATTGAACTTAATTGTGATATGTCTTATAAAATCCTCGTACACTATTATTATAGGACATAGAATATGATACACTATGAAATTCAATGCAGCGTATATTACAACCTATGTATGATTATAATAAATGTAATAACACATTACAACAacgaaaattataaaaaataacaaatttgacaaaatacttacaacatatagtaaaattttaaattttatcaatattAGATATAGATAGATACTGATATACTTCTATCAACAGTATTGATAGACAATGATATAAGTTTATCCGTTTCCATCATCAATAGAATTCAAAGTATACTCTTTACTAtgattaattttcaaataataacaaGATATTTAACcaaatgaaaaatatcaaagaGAGGTTCCTAATTAATTCAAACAAATTGTTTGTTTAAATAAATTTCACATTCCAATTAGTTCTCTACATCAAACCCCAAATAATTAAAAAGCAAtgcatttttattattttttttattttttgagtGTCACGTATTTTTCATATATTAATATCTTATCATTGAATTTCTCGCCCCACACACTCGTGTAAAGATAATGAATTATTAAATTCCGGAATGTGACTACACACAACATCTATGATTGGAATTTGTAGTATCCcttttatcatttaattttatgcCACTAAGTCTAATTACTTTCTGCCTCATATTTCCAACGGGTGATAAACAATATTACATTTCCTCCACAAAAATATTTGATGGTTCGtttattctttaaaattaaGGCATATAATATAATTAGCTTTATTAGTAGTATCAAAAAGATTATTTTATGTCACTTGGGTTTTAATCATTTTTCTAACTACCTCATATTTTATAAGGTTTCAAACATGTAAATGATGTTATGAAATAAGTATGATTGAATTAAGTGTGGCACTATCATAGTTAGGAGGTTAGAGATGTCAATTTTAAAGGATTTTGGACCATGCTTGATAATGATTtagaatttatttttctaactACTTAAACTTTGTTGTGCACGAATTTCTTCTACCTTCGACCCACTTCTCTTTTGTCTAGTTGGAGATATACAAAGTTAACTTTTGTCTACTTTCGCCTACTGCACTTTGATGCTTATGTTAGTACGATGTTTGACTGATTTAGTTAAGTGCACAATAAGTAAGGTTAATACTCTCCTTTTTAGATTATTTATTTACCCTTCCATCCTAGGTGGTTGAATTTATAAGCATTTGTCCTTTAACCTATGCATTTGATTACATGCAACAACAAAACTATATCGAGGACGTTTATAGCTCTCGAGGTTAATTACAGAGTGCCAGTGAGTTATTGTTTACTGATTGGTATATATTCATCGACCTTGGTTGTTATACCAAAACCCTGAGGCTTcaacattgattttttttaacgTGCACTTCCATATGCCTCTTCCTAATACCCGTGGACTTTGAATCTAACCTTGTGCAACCTTCAACAAACTTTTCAATTTGCTTATTCATAAGAATTTTCACATTTTAGTCCTATGATTTGGAGTAACTTATAATTTAGCCCTCATGGTCTAATAAAACTCTCATAAATAATACCCATAGTATGACTATTTATTATTTAGAGTCGAACTAAAGGAGATTTGAACATCATATCTCTTGATTAAAGACAATTGAACTAAACGGAAATGTCGGCATTTCCTAGCCTTTGAAAAAAGAGTGTTTTGATGGAGTAAGACATCCCACCTTTGAGATGGGGAGTGAGAGAGATGGAAAGGATTACAATATTCTCTTCAATGAAAACATAGTAGAGAAGAATAAAGATGAGATTGATAAGCTGAATTTGGAAAtgcaaaacaaattaaaaggcTTGAATCCATGAGATAATTaggtaaagaaagaaagaatgaatgaatgaatgaattatGATTTGTGTATCGATGATTGGGCTCTTGAATGAGTAAATAGAGAGAGGACCACATGGGCAAGAGGTAGAATGGATGAATGTGACCTGCACTATACTTAAAAGCATTGAGCAAAGTTTAGAGTTGGACCAATTggactttatgggctttgtttcCAAGCAGGTTGCCAAAGCTGACCTCTCACCAACTCTTTTCATTACTATTTACTCATTTTTAGAAAAGGATTAAAGTTATAACAATCACTTCTAGATATTGATTTTGAAAGCTAAAAAAGTAATTGCGTTAAGTTTTGTTCGGTaaatcatttagtttttttttttt
The sequence above is drawn from the Cucumis melo cultivar AY chromosome 2, USDA_Cmelo_AY_1.0, whole genome shotgun sequence genome and encodes:
- the LOC103502387 gene encoding uncharacterized protein LOC103502387 isoform X1, translated to MEENETKSGSEELQDSNCSFVWDENSQLYFHSSSGFYHDPVAGWYYSSRDGSYYKFENGSYVLLQLNEQGEECKTYPDNPFSEDHFSFEAAETDTSKCKGRDGDGLPLGEIAEGVDVHEHENPPTSLWLEDTLIDLFLSGYSNSEVLATNDSISPSPSTTNDANNFQSSSDGYGDTHSMQGECFQDESHAIMNSSERVLDGGYDDTLKMEGEWFQEENHTVLNPTENASDGGVSTDEDNWMAQYGQVTNYEEAIPKLSVVDIWDWSTVSESKTGGKGKVMRLVGRLAKKSAKLHPSVSSNGTLFKTAPISEVHLDLVRVATGRIYKLHSASKKHLASMSIFDSSNPTKDWGFPDLLDRPTDLANNEAKFAIAVSTAAPTLLDNLSAAGKCSNQNQYRDRAAERRILHGGFGVGPGQKNSAIDREDFTSSPPPETTIVEALNISFGAGSYAQRILKSMGWKEGEGLGNSTKGVVEPLQAIGNVGNAGLGWPQGTKRLDINIQHRRK
- the LOC103502387 gene encoding uncharacterized protein LOC103502387 isoform X4, whose translation is MEENETKSGSEELQDSNCSFVWDENSQLYFHSSGFYHDPVAGWYYSSRDGSYYKFENGSYVLLQLNEGEECKTYPDNPFSEDHFSFEAAETDTSKCKGRDGDGLPLGEIAEGVDVHEHENPPTSLWLEDTLIDLFLSGYSNSEVLATNDSISPSPSTTNDANNFQSSSDGYGDTHSMQGECFQDESHAIMNSSERVLDGGYDDTLKMEGEWFQEENHTVLNPTENASDGGVSTDEDNWMAQYGQVTNYEEAIPKLSVVDIWDWSTVSESKTGGKGKVMRLVGRLAKKSAKLHPSVSSNGTLFKTAPISEVHLDLVRVATGRIYKLHSASKKHLASMSIFDSSNPTKDWGFPDLLDRPTDLANNEAKFAIAVSTAAPTLLDNLSAAGKCSNQNQYRDRAAERRILHGGFGVGPGQKNSAIDREDFTSSPPPETTIVEALNISFGAGSYAQRILKSMGWKEGEGLGNSTKGVVEPLQAIGNVGNAGLGWPQGTKRLDINIQHRRK
- the LOC103502387 gene encoding uncharacterized protein LOC103502387 isoform X3, producing MEENETKSGSEELQDSNCSFVWDENSQLYFHSSGFYHDPVAGWYYSSRDGSYYKFENGSYVLLQLNEQGEECKTYPDNPFSEDHFSFEAAETDTSKCKGRDGDGLPLGEIAEGVDVHEHENPPTSLWLEDTLIDLFLSGYSNSEVLATNDSISPSPSTTNDANNFQSSSDGYGDTHSMQGECFQDESHAIMNSSERVLDGGYDDTLKMEGEWFQEENHTVLNPTENASDGGVSTDEDNWMAQYGQVTNYEEAIPKLSVVDIWDWSTVSESKTGGKGKVMRLVGRLAKKSAKLHPSVSSNGTLFKTAPISEVHLDLVRVATGRIYKLHSASKKHLASMSIFDSSNPTKDWGFPDLLDRPTDLANNEAKFAIAVSTAAPTLLDNLSAAGKCSNQNQYRDRAAERRILHGGFGVGPGQKNSAIDREDFTSSPPPETTIVEALNISFGAGSYAQRILKSMGWKEGEGLGNSTKGVVEPLQAIGNVGNAGLGWPQGTKRLDINIQHRRK
- the LOC103502387 gene encoding uncharacterized protein LOC103502387 isoform X2, coding for MEENETKSGSEELQDSNCSFVWDENSQLYFHSSSGFYHDPVAGWYYSSRDGSYYKFENGSYVLLQLNEGEECKTYPDNPFSEDHFSFEAAETDTSKCKGRDGDGLPLGEIAEGVDVHEHENPPTSLWLEDTLIDLFLSGYSNSEVLATNDSISPSPSTTNDANNFQSSSDGYGDTHSMQGECFQDESHAIMNSSERVLDGGYDDTLKMEGEWFQEENHTVLNPTENASDGGVSTDEDNWMAQYGQVTNYEEAIPKLSVVDIWDWSTVSESKTGGKGKVMRLVGRLAKKSAKLHPSVSSNGTLFKTAPISEVHLDLVRVATGRIYKLHSASKKHLASMSIFDSSNPTKDWGFPDLLDRPTDLANNEAKFAIAVSTAAPTLLDNLSAAGKCSNQNQYRDRAAERRILHGGFGVGPGQKNSAIDREDFTSSPPPETTIVEALNISFGAGSYAQRILKSMGWKEGEGLGNSTKGVVEPLQAIGNVGNAGLGWPQGTKRLDINIQHRRK